GTTTATCGTGGATTTTACCTTGACTTTGAAGCTAAGGAAACTAAAAATAAAGCGAGCTTCCCGCTAAAAAACTTTCATCAGCATCAGATTGAGCATTTTCGGCGCTGTTTGAAACAAAGCGGGATCTGTTTTGTGGTCATTCGGTTTGCAACCCTGAAACGTCTCTTTGTTTTCCCTGCCGGTCGACTGATTGACTGTTGGGACCGACAACCAGACGGCGGTCGCAAATCGATTCCATTGAAGGATATTGTCACAAACGGATTCGAGCTTCATCCACAACTACAGCCGGTCATCCCCTTTCTTGATGGGGTTGACTGGTTGATTGAAACGAAAGTAGGTAATGTGCGTGGCTGATAATCAAAATATGTCGCGAATGGCCCGACGCCGCGAAGATAAGTTCACGAAAGGATCTGCCCCTAAACCGCCAAAACGATTATGGCGGCGAATTCTTAAGTGGACGTTGCTCGCGATCCTGGCATTTTTCATTCTCGGCGTTGGCCTGTTTTCCTGGTACGCTAAAGACGCGCCAGAAGTGACTCAGGCAAAATTAGAGTCAGGCGGTTCCAGTACCATTTATGATCGATCTGGCAATGAAATTACGACACTTGGTTTGGAAAGTCGGGATTATGTGAAGGCCTCGGAAATCCCGCAACAATTAAAAGATGCCGTCGTCTCCATTGAGGACCGGCGCTTTTATGATGAGAAATTAGGGGTTGATCCTGTCCGAATCATCGGGGCAGCGTTTAATAATATAACAGGCACTAGCGATGGTTTACAGGGCGGCTCGACTTTAACGCAACAACTGATCAAATTGTCGGTTTTCAGTACCAAATCCTCCGACCAAACCCTTCGGCGTAAAGCACAAGAAGCTTGGTTGGCCATGCAGGTCCAACAAAAATATAGCAAGGATCAGATTTTAGAGTATTACATTAACAAAGTTTTCATGAACTATGGTCAATATGGCATGAGCACGGGTGCTAAGTTTTACTTTAACAAGTCACTGAAGGATTTAACGCTTGCGCAGACTGCGTTTATTGCAGGCCTGCCGCAAAGCCCAGCCGGTTATGATCCCTATGAATATCCGCAAAAAGCAACTCAACGGCGCAATGCCGTCATTGATGCCATGTTGCGTGATAAAAAGATCACCGCGACGGCGGCTAAACAAGCCAAAGCAACACCAATCACTGATGGCTTAAAGCCAAAACAGCAGCAAACTAATACCGCAACCAATGACAAAGTGATTGATTCTTACCTCACTCAAGTGATTGCCGAAGTTAAGAAAAAGACCGGCCTTAATCCATATACCGACAACTTGGATATTTATACTAATATCGATATGGGCGCCCAGCGTCGGCTTTATGACATTGTTAACACTGACGAATACGTTAACTTCCCTGATGATGCCTTCCAGACCGGTGTCACGATGACCGATCCAAACAATGGTCAGGTTCTCGCACAAATCGGCGGTCGAAAAACTGGCGACGTCCGATTGGCCTATAATCGTGCTGCACAAAATACACGTAGCAATGGGTCTACCATGAAACCGTTGATGGATTATGGACCAGCAATCGAATATCTGAATTACTCCACTTACGAGCAGATGACCGATGAACCGTACACGTATCCGGGCACGAGCATTTCACTTTATGATTGGGACAAGAAGTACCAAGGACGCATCTCTATGCGGACAGCACTTGAACAATCACGAAATATTCCAGCGGTCAAGACCCTTAGTACTGTTGGCATGGCGAATGCGGTTAAATTCCTCAGTGGTTTAGGGATCAATTTGCCAAGTTCGGAACAATATCTCTCAAGTGCGATCGGTGCTTCTGTCAATACCGTTCAAGAAGCTGGTGCTTATGGCGCCTTTGCCAACGGCGGCACGTACTATAAACCGTACTATGTTAGCAAAGTTGTCACCGCTGATGGCAATACCCAAACCTTCAATAGTCAAGGCAGCCGGGCTATGAAGTCCAGTACCGCCTATATGATTACTGACATGTTAAAAGGCGTTCTGACCAAAGGAACCGGGACCTCGGCGGCTATTTCTGGACTGTATCAAGCTGGTAAAACTGGGACGACTGACTATAGTGATGCCGAACTCCAACAAAACCCCGCATTGAACGCAACTGGCATTGCCAAAGATGCCTGGTTCACAGGTTATACACGTAGCCGAGTCATTTCGGTTTGGACCGGTTATGATAAACCGACTTCACACGGGATTAACTATGCTGAACAGACCATTTCACAAGAAATATACAAAGCACTAATGACTTATACGTCACAGAGTCTGACCAATCGTGATTGGACCAAGCCTGATACAGTTGAGTCTTATAATATTCTCAAGGGAAGTAATCCAGGAACGGCCATTACCGGCGGATCTGGTGATACGACTAAAGAACTCTACGTCCGCGGACACGGCCCAAGCAGCCGCAAAGCGGCAGTCGAGTCCTCTTCCTCGAGCTCAAGCAGTTCTGTTAGTTCCTCTTCACGAGAAAGTATTGAAAGCTCAAGTTCAGTTTCCAGCTCTGAGCCGGTAGTATCAGCCTCTGCCTCCTCTCAACCTTCAAATCAAGAACCAAGTGCCAGTTCAAGCGAACCAAGCACGCCTTCGGGTTCTGGTAGCGGCAGCGGTGGTAGTAACAACCCCTGATAACGACTAAGCTGCTTCAGTAAACCCTAAAAAATAGCCTCATCCGCTTCTTGCACCTGCCTAACGACGGCAATGCAAGAAGCGGATGAGGCTTATTTTTACGGAAATTATTGTTGGCTGAGGCGCACAACATCCAAATGATGCTGCTTTAGCAAGGCTTCGCCGTATGGATCGTTACGATAATCTTGCGCATAAACCACGCGCTTGATACCGGCCTGAATCAAGGCTTTGGTGCAATTAAGACAGGGAAAAAAATTTACGTAAACAGTTGCACCATGGGTACTGACACCGTTAGCCGCACACTGGATAATCGCGTTCATTTCGGCATGAATTGTGCGAATGCAATGGCCGTCTCGCATCAAATGGCCAGCCTCATCACAGTGCGGATCGCCACTAATGGCACCATTATAGCCAGTCGCAATGATCCGATGTTCTTGCACCAGAACAGCCCCAACTGTGGCTCGCTCACAGGTTGATCGTTCCGAGACCTTCTCCGCTAACTCCAAAAAATACTGATCCCAACTTTCCCGATGAACGGTTCGTTTGGATGGCACAATGCTATCTGTCATGATTTGCCCCCTAAAGGTAAATAATGTGTTTCTAAAAACGCCCATTGCGTCCCTGCTGGCACTTGCGGATCACGGGCGCGCAAATACTCCCGGCCAAAACGAATTAGGCTGCGATGAAGTTTAATCCATTCTGACGGGGGCATCAAGGCTTCCAGTCGCGCCTGAACCTGAACCGGTGTCGCATTTTGCGGGACGAGTCCCAACCCCTTTACAATTCGACTAACATGCGTATCCACAGCCACACCTGGAATGTTGAATGCATCACTTAAAACAACGGTGGCTGTTTTCTTGCCAACGCCTGGCAAACGGACCAAGTCAGCCGCTTTGTTGGGAACCTTACCTGCATATTCCTTAACCAAAATATCACTCAAAGCTTTCAAATGCGCAGCTTTAGTACGATAAAGGCCTAGCCGGCTAATGATCGCAGCGATCGCCTCAACCGGCGCTGCAGCCATGTCAGCAGGCGTCGGATAAGCCACAAAAAGCTTTGGCGTGACCGCATTGACGGCCACATCGGTCGTTTGCGCCGATAACATGACGGCTACAAGAATCTGAAATGGATCCTCGGCGTGCAAGGTTGGTTGCGGATCAGGATAAAGTGCCATGATCTGATCAAATAGTTGTTTGGCTTCAGCATCGGTCACAAATGGTGCCTCCTCTTGGGCTAATGATGGGTGAATTTTCATATAAGGTTTTCCTGGCGCTTGTCATTGCGGCTTTGTCACAGCTCCTGATGACGTCTAATATCTGCCTGAACCTGCTGTGGCGTTTTAAGATTGCGGCGTTCCCAGTTCAACAAAATGCGATCCATATATTTTAGCGAATAAGCCGAGTTCAATACGGCCTCTCGTAAAGCTAGTAAAATGACTTCCGGTAGATAATGATCGGTTGTAAGCCAATCACGAATCGTCTCTTGCTCAATTGGCGATAGTGGTCGTCCGAATTCAATCTCAATTTGGTTGAATACATTGGTTTGCGCATCAACATTTGCTTGCGAAGTTGCCGGGGTTGGTGTGCCACCAGCTGAGGTTGGCAGTTTAGCCAATATTGGACTGAGATCATAATGATCACGCATCCGACCATGACCATCCGGGACACTTTCCAAAGCAATGGCTTGTTTTTGAATAAGCGTCTCAATGGCACTATAAATCGCATTTGGGGCAACGTTCATTCGGGCAGCTAACACTTTCAAATCCGGTGCCTGATGATGGCTTGCCTGCCACTGATCAATGAACAAATAAGTCATGAACTCGGTTTGGGTTAACCCCAAGGTGGCGTAGTGATCAAACAGCAGGTTCGACAGACTGAACTGCCCTGCCTCAAGATAAGTTTTGAAATCCGTCATGGTGCTTGCCCTCCAAAAAAAGCCGGCGCACAGGCGTCCGACTTTTGATTGTCATCATGGTTTCAAACGGTTGATCATCCGTGGGAATGGAATCGCCTCACGTAAATGATCCAGCTTGCAGACCCACGTAATTGCCCGTTCAAGTCCAAGACCGAAGCCTGAATGTGGCACGCTCCCATACTTGCGCAGATCGAGATACCATTCGTATTCGTCTAAATCAAGTCCAGCATGTTCGATAGCATTCTTCAGTGTGTCATAGTCGGTTTCACGTTCAGACCCACCGATAATTTCCCCATAGCCTTCGGGTGCCAGCATGTCGGCACAAACATATTGCTGATCATCTTCCGGATCTGTCAGCATATAAAACGGTTTGATCGTCTTCGGATAGTTCAAAACAAACACCGGTTGATCAAATTGATCAGACAGGTAGGTTTCTTCCGGTGAACCGAAATCGTCACCATACTTGACGTCCATACCGGCATCTTGCAACATTTTAATGGCCTGCTTATATGTGATCCGCGGATATGGCAATTTGGTGTATTGCTTGAGTACTTCTGGGTCGCGATCAAGCAAGTGCAGCGGATAGGCGCAATTATCCAAAACGGACTGCACGAGATAGGCAACGTAGCGTTCTTGGACCTTCAAACTCTCTTCTTGGTGACAGAATGCCATTTCCGGTTCAATCATCCAAAATTCGGTTAAATGGCGCCGAGTCTTACTTTTTTCAGCTCGGAAAACTGGACCACAGGTGAAGACTTTGCCATAAGCCATTGCCCCTGCTTCAGCATAAAGCTGACCTGATTGACTCAAGTAAGCTTTTTTGTCAAAATAATCGGTTTCGAAAAGTTCGGTCGTACCTTCTGGTGCGGAATCGGTCAAAATCGGCGGATCCATTTTGATAAACCCTTCGTTATTGAAGAACTCGAACGTTGCTCGGATCATTTCATTGCGAATTTGTTGAATCGCAAATTGGCGCTTAGAACGCAACCATAGATGGCGATGATCAAGCAGAAATTCGATGCCGTGCTCCTTCGGGGAGATTGGATAGTCGTGCGAATCACCAACCAGTTCGATGTTACGAACCTCGATTTCATAGCCAAAGTGGCTGCGGCTGTCTTGATGAATCACACCCGTAATCCACATACTGGACTCTTGGCGCAGTTCTTTAGCTAAGCTGAAAACCTCTTCTGGGACATCAGCTTTTGAAACAACTCCTTGAAAATAAGCTGAACCGTCACGTAACTGTAAAAAGGTAATTTTCCCTGAGCTGCGTTTGTCGGTCAACCAAGCCCCAATTTTAACTTCTTCGTTCACATGTTCTTTGGCATCAATGATGCGAATCTGTTCCGTCATGCGTTAACTCCCTATTTCTAATTTAAATAATTACTTGCCCACAAATTCTCGAATACGTCGTGCGGCCTCGCGTAAGCTGTCTAGATCCTTGCAATAACTGATACGCGCATGGTCAGGCATACCAAATGCGCGGCCTGGCACGATTGCAACGCCGGTTTCCGCAAGCAACGCACTGATAAAGTCATCGACGGTACCATAATGACTCAACTGTGCCGCTCGCTTGATGTTCGGGAATAAATAGAAGGCGCCTTGTGGTTTATCTCCCATGTCAAACCCCGGAATTTCGGCTAATAAATCATAAAAAAGGTTGAGCCGTTCCTCAAATGCTTGCCGCATGGTTTCGACAATCTGCTGATCGCCCGTCAATGCGGCCACTGCAGCATATTCAGACACAGCTGCTGGATTTGAGGTGGTGTGGCTGATAAAGGTCGCCATCGCCTGCATGAGTTTTTCTGGTCCGGCAGCATAACCAATCCGCCACCCAGTCATTGCATACGATTTGGAAACACCAGAGATCAAAACGGTGTTGGCCACAATGTCAGGGTTGATGCTGATCATTGCCGTGAAGGTTGTGCCGTTGTAAATTAAATCGCGGTAAATATCGTCGGTAATGACCAAGATATGATGTTGCAGTGCCCAGTTACCAATCAATGTCAGTTCCGTTCGCGTGTATACAACCCCGCTTGGATTTTGCGGTGAGTTGATAATTAAGGCACGCGTTTTGTCCGTCCGCGCCGCCTCAAGATCATCAACACTGACTTTGTGGCCTTCCGATGGCATGACCAAATGCGGCGTCCCGCTAGCAAGTTTGATTTGTTCCTCGTAAGAAACCCAGTATGGTACCGGGATCAAAACTTCATCGCCTGGGTTTAAGTAAACTTGGAACAA
This genomic window from Lacticaseibacillus paracasei subsp. paracasei contains:
- a CDS encoding deoxycytidylate deaminase, which produces MTDSIVPSKRTVHRESWDQYFLELAEKVSERSTCERATVGAVLVQEHRIIATGYNGAISGDPHCDEAGHLMRDGHCIRTIHAEMNAIIQCAANGVSTHGATVYVNFFPCLNCTKALIQAGIKRVVYAQDYRNDPYGEALLKQHHLDVVRLSQQ
- a CDS encoding PBP1A family penicillin-binding protein; translation: MADNQNMSRMARRREDKFTKGSAPKPPKRLWRRILKWTLLAILAFFILGVGLFSWYAKDAPEVTQAKLESGGSSTIYDRSGNEITTLGLESRDYVKASEIPQQLKDAVVSIEDRRFYDEKLGVDPVRIIGAAFNNITGTSDGLQGGSTLTQQLIKLSVFSTKSSDQTLRRKAQEAWLAMQVQQKYSKDQILEYYINKVFMNYGQYGMSTGAKFYFNKSLKDLTLAQTAFIAGLPQSPAGYDPYEYPQKATQRRNAVIDAMLRDKKITATAAKQAKATPITDGLKPKQQQTNTATNDKVIDSYLTQVIAEVKKKTGLNPYTDNLDIYTNIDMGAQRRLYDIVNTDEYVNFPDDAFQTGVTMTDPNNGQVLAQIGGRKTGDVRLAYNRAAQNTRSNGSTMKPLMDYGPAIEYLNYSTYEQMTDEPYTYPGTSISLYDWDKKYQGRISMRTALEQSRNIPAVKTLSTVGMANAVKFLSGLGINLPSSEQYLSSAIGASVNTVQEAGAYGAFANGGTYYKPYYVSKVVTADGNTQTFNSQGSRAMKSSTAYMITDMLKGVLTKGTGTSAAISGLYQAGKTGTTDYSDAELQQNPALNATGIAKDAWFTGYTRSRVISVWTGYDKPTSHGINYAEQTISQEIYKALMTYTSQSLTNRDWTKPDTVESYNILKGSNPGTAITGGSGDTTKELYVRGHGPSSRKAAVESSSSSSSSSVSSSSRESIESSSSVSSSEPVVSASASSQPSNQEPSASSSEPSTPSGSGSGSGGSNNP
- the recU gene encoding Holliday junction resolvase RecU, encoding MTIHYPNGNPYKDGTQFSSQAISRPTIYGGRGMTLEEELNISNQYYRSIDKAVVYKKPTPVQIVKVDYPKRSQAVIREAYFKTPSTTDYNGVYRGFYLDFEAKETKNKASFPLKNFHQHQIEHFRRCLKQSGICFVVIRFATLKRLFVFPAGRLIDCWDRQPDGGRKSIPLKDIVTNGFELHPQLQPVIPFLDGVDWLIETKVGNVRG
- a CDS encoding pyridoxal phosphate-dependent aminotransferase produces the protein MHLAKRILNVAPSATLALSNQTKALKAKGADVIDLSIGQPDFQTPKTIDEAAIAAIQAGNASFYTAATGIPELKQAISDRIFSQDGVRYPASQIVATTGAKFALYALFQVYLNPGDEVLIPVPYWVSYEEQIKLASGTPHLVMPSEGHKVSVDDLEAARTDKTRALIINSPQNPSGVVYTRTELTLIGNWALQHHILVITDDIYRDLIYNGTTFTAMISINPDIVANTVLISGVSKSYAMTGWRIGYAAGPEKLMQAMATFISHTTSNPAAVSEYAAVAALTGDQQIVETMRQAFEERLNLFYDLLAEIPGFDMGDKPQGAFYLFPNIKRAAQLSHYGTVDDFISALLAETGVAIVPGRAFGMPDHARISYCKDLDSLREAARRIREFVGK
- a CDS encoding DnaD domain protein; this translates as MTDFKTYLEAGQFSLSNLLFDHYATLGLTQTEFMTYLFIDQWQASHHQAPDLKVLAARMNVAPNAIYSAIETLIQKQAIALESVPDGHGRMRDHYDLSPILAKLPTSAGGTPTPATSQANVDAQTNVFNQIEIEFGRPLSPIEQETIRDWLTTDHYLPEVILLALREAVLNSAYSLKYMDRILLNWERRNLKTPQQVQADIRRHQEL
- a CDS encoding endonuclease III domain-containing protein, whose translation is MKIHPSLAQEEAPFVTDAEAKQLFDQIMALYPDPQPTLHAEDPFQILVAVMLSAQTTDVAVNAVTPKLFVAYPTPADMAAAPVEAIAAIISRLGLYRTKAAHLKALSDILVKEYAGKVPNKAADLVRLPGVGKKTATVVLSDAFNIPGVAVDTHVSRIVKGLGLVPQNATPVQVQARLEALMPPSEWIKLHRSLIRFGREYLRARDPQVPAGTQWAFLETHYLPLGGKS
- the asnS gene encoding asparagine--tRNA ligase, translating into MTEQIRIIDAKEHVNEEVKIGAWLTDKRSSGKITFLQLRDGSAYFQGVVSKADVPEEVFSLAKELRQESSMWITGVIHQDSRSHFGYEIEVRNIELVGDSHDYPISPKEHGIEFLLDHRHLWLRSKRQFAIQQIRNEMIRATFEFFNNEGFIKMDPPILTDSAPEGTTELFETDYFDKKAYLSQSGQLYAEAGAMAYGKVFTCGPVFRAEKSKTRRHLTEFWMIEPEMAFCHQEESLKVQERYVAYLVQSVLDNCAYPLHLLDRDPEVLKQYTKLPYPRITYKQAIKMLQDAGMDVKYGDDFGSPEETYLSDQFDQPVFVLNYPKTIKPFYMLTDPEDDQQYVCADMLAPEGYGEIIGGSERETDYDTLKNAIEHAGLDLDEYEWYLDLRKYGSVPHSGFGLGLERAITWVCKLDHLREAIPFPRMINRLKP